One window of Nocardia sp. NBC_00508 genomic DNA carries:
- a CDS encoding ArsR/SmtB family transcription factor encodes MTAETAAAPPHNPYRSPGPAPVPARTVLEDAGELLRALAAPVRIAIVLQLRESPRCVHELVDALGVTQPLVSQHLRILKSAGVVHGERSGREVLYELVDDHLAHIVVDAVAHAEEG; translated from the coding sequence ATGACTGCCGAGACCGCCGCGGCGCCGCCGCACAACCCATATCGGTCGCCCGGCCCGGCGCCGGTTCCCGCGCGGACCGTCCTGGAGGACGCGGGTGAGTTGCTGCGGGCGCTGGCAGCGCCGGTTCGTATTGCTATCGTGCTGCAGTTGCGCGAGTCGCCGCGCTGTGTGCACGAATTGGTCGACGCGCTCGGTGTCACCCAACCGTTGGTCAGCCAGCATCTGCGTATCCTCAAGTCCGCTGGCGTCGTGCACGGTGAGCGGTCGGGTCGCGAGGTGCTCTACGAACTCGTCGACGACCATCTGGCGCACATCGTCGTCGACGCCGTCGCACACGCCGAGGAAGGGTGA
- a CDS encoding Fur family transcriptional regulator has protein sequence MPENTAAPQKPVGIRSTRQRSAIAALLGDIDEFRSAQDLHDELRKRGEGIGLTTVYRTLQSLADAGMVDVLRTDSGESVYRQCSTGHHHHLVCRHCGHTVEVEGPTVEAWAEAIACEHGFTEISHTLEVFGTCTSCDKAHRRNG, from the coding sequence GTGCCAGAGAATACGGCCGCTCCGCAGAAACCGGTCGGCATCCGCAGCACCAGGCAGCGCAGCGCCATCGCCGCGCTGCTCGGGGACATCGATGAATTCCGCTCTGCCCAGGACCTACACGACGAGCTGCGCAAACGTGGCGAGGGCATCGGCCTGACCACGGTCTACCGGACGCTGCAGTCGCTGGCCGACGCGGGCATGGTGGACGTGCTGCGCACCGACTCGGGCGAATCGGTCTACCGCCAATGCTCCACCGGGCACCACCACCATCTGGTGTGCCGCCACTGCGGCCACACCGTCGAGGTGGAGGGCCCGACGGTCGAGGCGTGGGCCGAGGCGATCGCGTGCGAGCACGGCTTCACCGAGATCAGCCACACCCTGGAAGTGTTCGGCACCTGCACGTCCTGCGACAAGGCGCACCGACGCAACGGGTAA
- a CDS encoding TetR/AcrR family transcriptional regulator: MPRVSEEHLERRRRQILDAARKCFARKGFHETSMQDVFAESGLSAGAVYRYFKSKDELITALATQTTVSLRVAMDQAISRDQLPTPAELITTIAEEVVRRSGPDGPVRLAPQAWALALVNPAAAVMVRETMLAMRAMWVTYVERMCEQGWLPEDTDVDAVAKAIIGLLPGFILQHLILGDLDPETLARGVRTLLPYGETAATTAGESS, from the coding sequence ATGCCCCGAGTCAGCGAAGAGCACCTGGAACGCCGCAGGCGGCAGATTCTGGACGCCGCGCGGAAGTGCTTCGCCCGCAAGGGGTTCCACGAGACCTCCATGCAGGACGTGTTCGCGGAGTCGGGCCTGTCGGCCGGTGCGGTCTACCGCTACTTCAAAAGCAAAGACGAGCTGATCACCGCCCTGGCCACACAGACGACGGTGTCGCTGCGCGTGGCGATGGACCAGGCGATCAGCCGCGACCAACTCCCCACGCCCGCCGAACTGATCACCACGATCGCCGAGGAGGTCGTGCGGCGCAGCGGACCCGACGGGCCGGTGCGGCTCGCGCCGCAGGCTTGGGCGCTGGCCCTGGTGAATCCCGCGGCAGCCGTCATGGTCCGCGAGACGATGCTCGCGATGCGCGCGATGTGGGTCACTTACGTGGAGCGCATGTGCGAGCAGGGCTGGCTACCAGAGGACACCGACGTCGATGCCGTGGCCAAGGCGATCATCGGGCTGCTGCCCGGGTTCATCCTCCAGCACCTCATCCTCGGCGACCTGGATCCGGAGACGCTGGCGCGCGGCGTGCGCACGCTGCTCCCCTACGGCGAAACCGCCGCCACGACAGCAGGCGAAAGCAGCTGA
- a CDS encoding YbjN domain-containing protein, whose amino-acid sequence MGAAVTPERELQARAGACLSSYGIGVRVDAEGSLGFEYEGALCSLRAVNLAPGLDVLTLTCVLAWDRPLQPQLHKRVAERNNALQFGSLTVIGHGKLADVILRYTFPAAGLDDQALTTMLLLVLSNASRARQGLLP is encoded by the coding sequence ATGGGCGCAGCGGTGACCCCCGAGCGGGAACTACAGGCGCGTGCCGGGGCATGCTTGTCGAGTTATGGCATCGGCGTGCGCGTCGACGCCGAAGGGTCGCTCGGATTCGAGTACGAGGGCGCGCTGTGCTCGCTGCGTGCGGTGAATCTCGCGCCCGGCCTGGACGTGCTGACCCTGACCTGCGTGCTGGCCTGGGATCGTCCGCTGCAACCGCAGCTGCACAAACGCGTCGCCGAGCGCAACAATGCGCTGCAGTTCGGCTCGCTCACCGTGATCGGCCACGGCAAACTCGCCGACGTCATCCTGCGCTACACCTTCCCCGCCGCGGGCCTGGACGACCAGGCCCTGACCACGATGCTGCTGCTCGTGCTGTCCAATGCGAGCCGCGCCAGGCAGGGTCTGTTGCCCTGA
- a CDS encoding isoprenyl transferase has translation MEAVILRRASATATVPNSAGAVRPPSPHPSGARPPQLPPELVPDHVALVMDGNGRWAQERGLPRTAGHERGEAVLMDTVEGCIEIGVKWLSAYAFSTENWRRSPDEVRFLMGFNRDVIRRRRDEMNEMGVRVRWAGRRPRLWRSVIKELEIAEELTKNNTVMTLTMCVNYGGRAEIADAAREIARRVAAGEIDPEKVTEATLEKYLDEPDMPDVDLFLRPSGEFRSSNFLIWQAAYAEYVYQHTLFPDFDRRNLWDACVEYASRDRRFGGIK, from the coding sequence ATGGAGGCCGTGATCCTCCGCCGAGCCTCCGCTACCGCGACCGTGCCGAACTCCGCGGGCGCCGTCCGCCCGCCCTCGCCGCATCCGTCGGGAGCTCGGCCGCCGCAGCTGCCGCCGGAACTGGTGCCCGATCACGTCGCGCTGGTGATGGACGGCAACGGCCGCTGGGCCCAAGAACGCGGGTTGCCGCGCACCGCGGGTCACGAGCGCGGCGAGGCCGTGCTGATGGACACCGTCGAGGGCTGCATCGAAATCGGTGTGAAGTGGCTGTCGGCCTACGCCTTCTCCACCGAGAACTGGCGGCGCAGCCCCGACGAGGTGCGCTTCCTCATGGGCTTCAATCGCGACGTGATCCGCCGCCGCCGCGACGAGATGAACGAGATGGGCGTGCGCGTGCGCTGGGCCGGTCGCAGGCCGCGCCTGTGGCGCAGCGTGATCAAGGAATTGGAGATCGCCGAGGAACTCACCAAGAACAACACGGTGATGACCCTCACCATGTGCGTCAACTACGGCGGCCGCGCCGAAATCGCGGACGCGGCAAGAGAGATCGCGCGCCGGGTGGCGGCGGGGGAGATCGATCCGGAGAAGGTCACCGAGGCGACGCTGGAGAAGTACCTGGACGAGCCCGACATGCCGGACGTGGATCTGTTCCTGCGTCCGTCGGGCGAGTTCCGCAGCTCCAACTTCCTCATCTGGCAGGCGGCGTACGCCGAATACGTGTACCAGCACACGCTGTTTCCGGATTTCGATCGGCGCAATCTATGGGACGCCTGCGTCGAGTACGCGTCGCGTGATCGCCGTTTCGGCGGCATCAAGTGA
- a CDS encoding Aca2/YdiL-like domain-containing protein codes for MTDLPGTGTAAGFRSTRELLGLPVPWCARFFAVAERTVERWEKGAFQIPDIVARELAAIADETEQVVEAMVEAIDAGEISPRLHTYRTNDDYTRHEPGTHYPATWHRAVCARVMIELPQVELQFVE; via the coding sequence GTGACGGACTTACCAGGCACCGGAACCGCAGCCGGTTTCCGGTCCACTCGCGAATTACTCGGCCTTCCGGTCCCCTGGTGCGCGCGGTTCTTCGCGGTCGCCGAGCGCACCGTCGAGCGGTGGGAGAAGGGGGCCTTCCAGATCCCCGACATCGTCGCACGCGAACTCGCCGCCATCGCGGACGAGACCGAGCAGGTGGTCGAAGCCATGGTCGAAGCCATCGATGCCGGGGAGATCTCGCCCCGCCTGCACACCTACCGAACCAACGACGACTACACCAGGCACGAGCCGGGCACCCACTACCCGGCCACCTGGCATCGCGCGGTGTGCGCCCGGGTCATGATCGAGCTGCCCCAGGTAGAGCTTCAATTCGTCGAGTAG
- the recO gene encoding DNA repair protein RecO, giving the protein MRLYRDEAVVVRQHKLGEADRIVTLLTRRHGLVRAVAKGVRRTKSRFGARLEPFSYIDVQLYPGRTFDTVTQVHTMESFAADIIDDYGRYTTACAVLETAERLAGEERAPAPRLHALTASALRAIAAKQRPHELILDAFLLRAMGFAGWAPALDECAKCATPGPHRAFHVAAGGAVCVHCRPPGAATPAPGVLDLLVALLRGEWEYVETVPDAVRRQASGLVAAHLQWHLERQLRTLPLIERSKDTAGRSLSVARAGSSEGEAAAEKVRSDEVCR; this is encoded by the coding sequence GTGCGGTTGTATCGGGACGAGGCGGTAGTGGTGCGCCAGCACAAGCTGGGCGAGGCGGATCGCATCGTCACGCTGCTCACCCGCCGGCACGGCCTGGTACGCGCGGTCGCCAAGGGGGTGCGGCGCACCAAGTCGCGGTTCGGGGCCCGGTTGGAGCCGTTCTCCTACATCGATGTGCAGCTGTATCCGGGGCGCACGTTCGACACCGTCACCCAGGTACACACGATGGAGTCGTTCGCCGCCGACATCATCGACGACTACGGGCGCTACACCACCGCGTGCGCCGTGCTGGAAACCGCCGAACGCCTCGCGGGTGAGGAGCGCGCGCCCGCGCCACGGCTGCACGCGCTCACCGCGAGCGCCCTGCGCGCGATCGCGGCCAAGCAGCGGCCGCACGAACTGATCCTGGACGCGTTCCTGTTGCGCGCCATGGGTTTCGCGGGCTGGGCGCCCGCGCTGGACGAATGCGCCAAGTGCGCGACGCCGGGTCCGCATCGCGCCTTCCACGTCGCAGCCGGTGGCGCGGTATGTGTGCACTGCCGTCCACCGGGCGCGGCCACACCCGCCCCCGGCGTGCTGGACCTACTGGTCGCTCTGCTGCGGGGGGAGTGGGAGTACGTCGAGACGGTGCCCGATGCGGTACGCAGACAGGCCAGCGGGCTGGTCGCAGCGCATCTGCAATGGCACCTGGAGCGTCAGTTGCGCACTCTGCCGCTGATCGAGCGGTCCAAAGACACAGCCGGACGAAGTCTGTCGGTAGCCCGCGCCGGGTCGAGCGAAGGCGAGGCAGCCGCAGAAAAGGTGCGGTCGGACGAAGTCTGTCGGTAG
- a CDS encoding TetR/AcrR family transcriptional regulator — MPRRSQEDRSRATRAALEQAGRRLFTERGFAGTSAEELVTEAGVTRGALHHHYGDKRGLFLAVLEQIEVETTEEIEKAIGAVDSDDVMAGMAAGLGLFLEICQRPAMLRIALTDAPAVLGWQAWREFESAHGLGLITAQLERARAAGLIAEAPITVLAQLVVSVVSEAALIVAHADDPDTARAQAQQSVLLLISGLIRTGD; from the coding sequence ATGCCACGCCGTAGCCAGGAAGACCGCTCTCGCGCAACCAGAGCCGCGCTCGAGCAGGCCGGACGCCGCCTGTTCACCGAGCGCGGCTTCGCGGGGACCTCGGCCGAAGAGCTGGTCACCGAGGCGGGAGTCACCCGGGGCGCGCTGCACCATCACTACGGCGACAAGCGTGGGCTGTTCCTGGCGGTGCTGGAGCAGATCGAGGTCGAGACCACCGAGGAAATCGAAAAGGCCATCGGCGCGGTCGATTCCGATGATGTGATGGCCGGGATGGCGGCGGGCCTCGGCCTGTTCCTGGAGATCTGCCAGCGGCCCGCGATGTTGCGGATCGCACTCACCGATGCCCCCGCGGTGCTCGGCTGGCAGGCCTGGCGCGAATTCGAATCGGCCCACGGCCTGGGCCTGATCACCGCCCAACTCGAACGCGCCCGCGCTGCCGGGTTGATCGCCGAGGCTCCGATCACCGTCTTGGCCCAGCTGGTCGTCAGCGTGGTCAGCGAGGCCGCCTTGATCGTCGCGCACGCCGACGACCCGGACACCGCCCGCGCGCAGGCCCAGCAGTCGGTGCTGCTGCTGATCTCCGGGCTCATCCGCACCGGCGACTGA
- a CDS encoding alpha/beta fold hydrolase — protein sequence MATSTALGRIHEVDLPGGRIRYHETGEGAPVVFVHGLLVNADLWRKVVPVISAAGYRCLAPDWPLGSHEIPVPDAELTPAGVADLIAAFLERLDLTDVTVVANDTGGAITQVLLTRDRSRIGRVVLASVDSYEGFLPQPFTALPLLAKIPGSIRALTEVMRIRALHRLPVAFGWVTKRPLPPEIADSYLLPSRHSAAIREDLRRFLKSAHRRYTLDAARHFADVDVPVLLAWAREERLFPVSFAERLARDLPNTTLRLIDDSYTFLPEDQPELLAETILEFTRLHATP from the coding sequence ATGGCAACCAGCACAGCACTCGGCCGCATCCATGAAGTGGACTTGCCCGGCGGCCGCATCCGCTACCACGAGACCGGGGAGGGCGCTCCGGTCGTCTTCGTGCACGGCCTGCTCGTCAACGCCGACCTCTGGCGCAAGGTGGTCCCCGTGATCTCCGCCGCCGGATACCGCTGCCTGGCGCCGGACTGGCCACTCGGCTCGCATGAGATCCCGGTCCCCGACGCCGAGCTGACCCCCGCTGGCGTCGCCGACCTGATCGCCGCTTTTCTCGAGCGGCTCGACCTCACCGACGTCACCGTGGTGGCCAACGACACCGGGGGAGCGATCACCCAAGTGTTGCTGACTCGCGACCGTTCGAGGATCGGCCGCGTCGTCCTCGCCTCGGTGGACAGCTACGAGGGCTTCCTGCCGCAGCCGTTCACCGCGCTTCCGCTGCTGGCGAAGATCCCCGGGTCGATCCGCGCGCTGACCGAGGTGATGCGCATCCGGGCACTGCACCGCCTGCCGGTTGCCTTCGGCTGGGTCACCAAGCGGCCCCTGCCGCCCGAGATCGCCGACTCCTATCTGCTGCCGAGCCGCCATTCGGCCGCGATCCGGGAAGACCTGCGCCGCTTCCTGAAATCCGCGCATCGCCGGTACACGCTGGACGCCGCGCGGCACTTCGCCGACGTCGACGTTCCGGTGCTGCTGGCCTGGGCGCGCGAAGAACGCCTGTTCCCGGTGTCCTTCGCCGAACGTCTGGCCCGCGACCTGCCGAACACGACGCTGCGGCTCATCGACGACTCCTACACCTTCCTGCCGGAGGACCAGCCGGAGTTGCTCGCCGAAACGATTCTGGAGTTCACTCGGCTGCATGCCACGCCGTAG
- a CDS encoding amidase has translation MTVSDPTRLPPDTRELGLAELAAALASGAITSTAAVGGALDRIEAAQPTLNAFRIVRRERALAEAAEADRRLAAGERLPLLGVPIAVKDDTDIAGEPTAFGCGGDFAPKTEDAESVRRLRAAGAVIVGKTNTCELGQLPFTSAAWFGHTRNPWDRTRTPGGSSGGSSAAVAAGLVPAALGSDGAGSIRIPAAWTNLVGIKPQRGRISTWPESELFYGLTVNGPLARTVADAALLLDSAAGPHTGDLHTPAPITASDAVGRDPGRLRIALSLGIPFTATKTALDPEVEQAVRRTADTLRHLGHTVTMADLHYGVMIGASFLPRSLAGIRQVYNRMPGLEVDPRTTANARIGRVLDGPALYAARRLEPLLHKRIGHFFRDYDVVLAPTTATPPPLAEEIDDIGVLATNNLITAACPYTWPWNVLGWPSVNVPAGFTDSGLPVGAQLMGTANSEPLLISLAAQLESELHWERQRPAPWW, from the coding sequence ATGACGGTGTCCGATCCGACCCGGCTTCCGCCCGATACGCGCGAGCTGGGACTTGCCGAACTGGCTGCCGCGCTCGCGAGCGGCGCGATCACCTCGACCGCGGCGGTCGGCGGCGCACTCGACCGGATCGAGGCGGCGCAACCCACGCTCAATGCCTTCCGCATCGTTCGCCGCGAACGGGCGCTGGCCGAAGCCGCCGAAGCCGACCGGCGACTGGCCGCCGGGGAACGGCTGCCGCTGCTGGGCGTGCCCATCGCGGTGAAGGATGACACCGACATCGCGGGCGAGCCGACCGCCTTCGGTTGCGGCGGCGACTTCGCGCCGAAAACCGAAGACGCCGAATCGGTTCGGCGCCTCCGCGCGGCGGGCGCGGTGATCGTCGGCAAGACCAACACCTGCGAACTCGGGCAGTTGCCGTTCACCAGCGCCGCCTGGTTCGGGCACACTCGCAATCCGTGGGACCGCACCCGGACGCCCGGCGGATCTTCCGGCGGCTCGTCAGCGGCCGTCGCGGCCGGATTGGTCCCTGCTGCACTGGGTTCCGACGGCGCCGGCTCGATCCGCATTCCGGCCGCCTGGACGAACCTGGTCGGCATCAAGCCGCAGCGCGGGCGGATCTCCACGTGGCCGGAATCCGAGCTGTTCTACGGACTCACCGTCAACGGGCCGCTGGCGCGCACCGTCGCGGACGCGGCGCTGCTGCTGGACTCGGCTGCCGGACCGCACACCGGCGACCTGCACACACCCGCCCCGATCACGGCCTCGGACGCCGTCGGCCGTGACCCGGGACGATTGCGGATCGCGCTCTCGCTGGGAATTCCGTTCACCGCGACCAAGACGGCACTCGACCCCGAGGTCGAGCAAGCGGTCCGGCGCACCGCCGACACCCTGCGCCATCTCGGGCACACGGTGACCATGGCCGACCTGCACTACGGCGTCATGATCGGCGCCTCGTTCCTGCCGCGTTCGCTGGCGGGTATCCGCCAGGTGTACAACCGGATGCCCGGTCTGGAAGTCGACCCGCGCACCACGGCCAACGCCCGGATCGGCCGCGTGCTCGACGGACCGGCCCTCTACGCGGCACGCCGACTGGAACCCTTGCTGCACAAGCGAATCGGCCATTTCTTCCGCGACTACGACGTGGTCCTCGCCCCGACCACCGCGACTCCCCCGCCGCTCGCCGAGGAAATCGACGACATAGGCGTGCTGGCCACGAACAACCTCATCACCGCCGCCTGCCCCTACACCTGGCCCTGGAACGTCCTCGGCTGGCCGAGCGTCAACGTCCCCGCGGGCTTCACCGACTCCGGCCTCCCCGTCGGCGCGCAACTCATGGGCACGGCGAACTCCGAACCCCTCCTGATCTCGCTCGCCGCCCAACTGGAATCCGAGCTGCACTGGGAACGCCAGCGCCCCGCCCCTTGGTGGTGA
- a CDS encoding AraC family transcriptional regulator: protein MLGWSDMVVSRSTDMEKPPRSFPLASRHLVTTDDIGELTRIITNATATPHRHDVSVRGPIVGTVSGTRLNSLGLAVISYSQVVAITTDPRPGAVVAVVPLGPMYVDANGTRWTGVEPFFVSAAHPTTLRPAPGRGGLCVSFDAEPFTERLDEFGVRAATGRLELLGGSESRVLDGGLAVRGVLLEVCRMLDEEPDENVKVSHSIIESSVFSALLMGLRSQFVWGNLRVPSSRYVDEARAWIKEHLAEPRTVGDIARAVNLSPRHLHAVFIRHIGVSPARYLREQRMKHVRQLLLNSADPDLTINSAAAQAGIVHLGRFAGDYAKRYGEPPSMTLARTRNWG from the coding sequence GTGCTTGGCTGGAGCGATATGGTGGTATCAAGATCCACAGATATGGAGAAGCCGCCGCGCAGCTTTCCGCTTGCCTCCCGGCATCTGGTCACGACGGATGACATCGGCGAACTGACCCGGATCATCACGAATGCCACCGCGACCCCTCACCGGCACGACGTCTCCGTCCGCGGGCCCATTGTGGGGACTGTCTCGGGCACTCGACTGAATAGCCTTGGCCTCGCAGTGATCAGCTATTCGCAAGTCGTGGCAATCACCACCGATCCGAGGCCCGGCGCGGTGGTTGCCGTAGTGCCACTAGGGCCGATGTATGTCGATGCCAACGGCACACGGTGGACCGGCGTTGAGCCGTTCTTCGTCTCAGCTGCCCACCCGACAACCCTGCGGCCAGCGCCAGGCAGGGGCGGGCTGTGTGTGTCCTTCGACGCGGAGCCATTCACCGAGCGCCTCGACGAGTTCGGTGTGCGCGCCGCGACCGGACGGCTCGAATTGCTCGGCGGCAGCGAGTCTCGTGTGCTCGACGGCGGCCTCGCCGTCCGTGGCGTGCTGCTCGAAGTATGCCGAATGCTGGACGAAGAGCCGGATGAGAACGTGAAGGTTTCGCATTCGATCATCGAGTCATCCGTCTTCTCGGCACTGCTCATGGGGCTGCGCTCCCAATTCGTATGGGGTAACCTGCGAGTGCCGTCGAGCCGGTACGTCGATGAGGCGCGCGCGTGGATCAAGGAGCACCTGGCCGAGCCGCGTACAGTCGGCGACATCGCTCGAGCTGTCAACCTCAGCCCTCGCCATCTGCACGCCGTGTTCATCCGGCACATCGGGGTCTCGCCAGCCCGCTACCTGCGCGAGCAGCGAATGAAGCACGTTAGGCAACTGCTTCTCAATTCCGCGGATCCTGACCTCACCATCAACTCCGCCGCGGCGCAGGCCGGGATCGTCCATCTCGGGCGGTTCGCTGGCGACTACGCCAAGCGCTATGGCGAGCCGCCATCGATGACGCTCGCCCGGACCAGAAACTGGGGGTGA
- a CDS encoding cytochrome P450, whose translation MHLITPKPTSQPSYTDAGRISPVDTVGPRVPLYTHEFATDPHRIYREMRSQFGSLVPVYLAPDVPATLVIGYQHAVRILNDPERFPADPRTWQEGVPADCPILPMLEWRPNALRSAGVEHTRYRQAIAASIAEIDLHTLRSSVERITVALINNFCTAGAADLLAEYAFPLAFDVLNVLLGCPPELGQRVATGLAAIFDGIEAEKGNIILAEALHELVTLKRVEPGDDVTTRLLQHPAGLDDTEMVHQLVILYGGGIEPPQNLIANTLLVILTDERFAGNVIGGAQSTRDALDEVLFSDPPMANHCITYPRQPILLDGVWLPAHQPVVISMSGCNNDPAISAGEYAGNRSHLAWSIGPHACPARSAAYVIVQEAIDQLLDALPELSLAMPADELTWRPGPFHRALTALPVAFPKSPPLHTF comes from the coding sequence ATGCATTTGATTACGCCAAAGCCCACGTCCCAACCCTCATACACCGACGCAGGCCGGATTTCACCGGTCGACACAGTGGGCCCCCGAGTTCCGCTGTATACCCACGAGTTCGCCACAGATCCACATCGGATCTACCGAGAGATGCGGAGTCAGTTCGGCTCACTCGTGCCGGTGTACCTGGCTCCCGACGTGCCTGCCACTCTGGTGATCGGCTACCAACACGCCGTGAGGATTCTCAATGATCCCGAACGCTTTCCGGCCGACCCGCGTACTTGGCAGGAGGGCGTTCCGGCCGACTGCCCCATCCTTCCGATGTTGGAGTGGCGGCCGAATGCACTGCGTAGCGCAGGGGTCGAGCACACACGCTACCGGCAGGCCATCGCGGCGAGCATAGCCGAAATAGATTTGCACACCCTCCGTTCCAGCGTAGAGCGCATCACCGTCGCGCTGATCAATAACTTCTGCACTGCCGGTGCTGCGGACCTGCTCGCTGAATACGCATTCCCGCTGGCGTTCGATGTCCTGAACGTTTTGCTCGGTTGCCCGCCGGAACTCGGGCAGCGGGTCGCGACCGGATTGGCCGCGATCTTCGATGGCATCGAGGCCGAAAAGGGCAACATAATACTTGCCGAGGCGCTGCACGAACTGGTCACCCTCAAACGGGTCGAACCCGGGGACGACGTCACCACTCGGCTACTGCAGCACCCGGCCGGGCTCGATGACACGGAGATGGTCCACCAGTTGGTGATCCTCTACGGCGGCGGGATCGAACCGCCGCAGAATCTGATCGCCAACACGCTGCTGGTGATTCTTACTGACGAGCGATTTGCAGGCAACGTAATCGGTGGAGCCCAGTCGACACGCGATGCCCTCGACGAAGTGTTGTTCAGCGACCCGCCGATGGCGAACCACTGCATCACCTACCCTCGCCAACCGATTCTGCTCGATGGAGTTTGGTTGCCTGCACACCAACCGGTCGTCATCAGCATGTCCGGCTGCAACAACGACCCCGCGATCAGCGCGGGCGAATATGCAGGTAACCGATCGCATTTGGCATGGAGTATCGGTCCACACGCTTGCCCGGCCAGGTCCGCGGCATACGTGATCGTTCAGGAAGCCATCGACCAACTGCTGGACGCACTCCCGGAGTTGAGCCTCGCCATGCCGGCCGACGAGCTGACGTGGCGGCCGGGGCCTTTCCACCGCGCTCTGACGGCCCTACCGGTCGCCTTCCCGAAGTCCCCACCACTGCACACGTTCTGA
- a CDS encoding AraC family transcriptional regulator, translating to MIADRHDNVRGQAHEEIRTTTVIGAPHPRLRSMVRAYGGHPVTATPRGNFVLPAAAVVQLVFKLVDSRSRPPEFLIGSRPSRIPIDGTCAPSYIELSVDPLAAYTLLDTPGIEFRGQLVDLGEVVGSRAHDLAERIRDQATWRGRFDLLDAFFLDRMVTGRRPSPEVSRAWTLLRKTGGTMPIGRIVEEVGWSHKHLIAKFTQQIGVTPKTAARLLRFERARRHVDEQPHAGLRDIAAACGYADQSHLNREFRQFTDTTPAEYLRRMTARAPERGGSRSSDAAE from the coding sequence GTGATAGCTGACCGGCATGACAATGTCCGTGGCCAGGCGCACGAGGAAATCCGGACGACGACGGTGATCGGTGCCCCGCATCCGCGGTTACGGTCGATGGTGCGGGCCTACGGTGGCCACCCGGTGACCGCCACGCCGCGCGGAAACTTCGTTCTACCCGCGGCTGCCGTAGTTCAATTGGTTTTCAAGCTGGTCGATTCCCGGAGCCGGCCACCGGAATTCCTGATCGGGTCGCGTCCATCGCGGATTCCGATCGACGGCACGTGCGCTCCGTCCTATATCGAGCTGTCGGTCGATCCGCTTGCCGCCTACACACTGCTCGATACACCCGGCATCGAGTTCCGCGGACAACTGGTGGACCTCGGTGAGGTCGTCGGATCCCGTGCTCATGACCTGGCCGAGCGGATTCGGGACCAGGCGACCTGGCGCGGCCGATTCGATCTTCTCGATGCCTTTTTCCTCGACCGGATGGTCACCGGCCGCCGCCCGTCCCCTGAAGTCAGCCGAGCCTGGACGCTACTGCGGAAGACCGGGGGAACCATGCCGATCGGTCGGATCGTCGAGGAGGTGGGGTGGAGCCACAAACATCTGATCGCGAAGTTCACCCAGCAGATCGGCGTTACTCCGAAAACCGCGGCGCGTCTCTTGCGGTTCGAGAGAGCTCGCCGCCACGTCGACGAGCAGCCGCACGCCGGATTGCGCGACATCGCGGCAGCCTGCGGTTATGCGGACCAGTCACACCTCAACCGAGAATTTCGTCAGTTCACCGATACCACACCGGCGGAATACCTGCGCAGGATGACGGCGAGAGCGCCGGAGCGTGGTGGATCACGGTCCTCTGACGCGGCGGAATAG
- a CDS encoding PaaI family thioesterase: protein MLSDNDRSGPFWTAMRGDAPMPPAAATLGLEFIDADPEAGTIELAFTATDDFVNPMGNVLGAFLAAMLYDTIGPCVLATLGPDEFQSTLDLNVNFLEPVVPGRLIGRGRIVHRNGDIVRVEASLADSQGTVLAVATATAKVIPFGVTAV, encoded by the coding sequence ATGTTGTCCGACAACGACCGCTCGGGACCGTTCTGGACCGCGATGCGCGGCGACGCGCCCATGCCTCCGGCTGCGGCGACGCTCGGGCTGGAGTTCATCGACGCCGATCCCGAAGCAGGCACGATCGAGCTGGCGTTCACGGCGACCGACGATTTCGTGAATCCGATGGGCAACGTGCTCGGCGCCTTCCTGGCAGCGATGCTGTACGACACCATCGGCCCGTGTGTGCTGGCCACACTGGGACCCGACGAGTTCCAGTCCACCCTCGACTTGAACGTCAACTTTCTCGAACCCGTTGTTCCGGGGCGTCTCATCGGCCGGGGGCGCATCGTGCACCGCAACGGGGACATCGTGCGTGTCGAAGCATCGCTGGCCGACTCCCAGGGAACGGTGCTCGCCGTCGCGACCGCGACCGCGAAGGTGATCCCGTTCGGCGTCACGGCCGTCTGA